One Glycine soja cultivar W05 chromosome 7, ASM419377v2, whole genome shotgun sequence genomic window, ACATCATACTAGAGGTTTATAGCAACAAGCaagtattataaatttgaaaaaaaaaaggcaaatacaactatttttaattgtatCGCGAGTCAGGATGTTTGAGTAGTACGACAAATGGAGCGCTGCAAGTATCCCATCAGACTAATCATACCCAAATGTGCCATTGGCTTAAAGTAATAAAAGGTTAATTTATCCCTTCAAGAAGCACACAATGAAATGTACCATAAAAGAAGTTATATCACTTTGTACCAATGCTATATATTATTCTAAGACCTAAGCTAATTGCTGGCATAGTGGCATACTCAGTTTGGCGTGGGGACCTCAACCATAAATAACATACACGAAATAAGATAAACATATTAAGCGTGCTCATATAATTGTCAAAGGTTTTAGCATGGCAATAGAAACACTGCATGTGCATTAGAATCAAATgccaaaaaaactaattaatgtaaaataccAAGAGAAAATTTCTAAGATatcttaaattcaatttttttaattgtgaaaaCCAAATCCTAAAGACATGACTATAGATATAGAGACTAGAGAGtaataaattctattttaataatACTCATCATGTactcaatttattattattattcttttggtTGGTGCACCTTACTCGGGCAAACATTTAATTTCTAAACAACAACGACAAATTACAACATTGACATAGGCCAATATTTGCAGTATATTAGTtgagattataattaaaataaacataaaataagtcTCAAATGCATTCATTAGTATAAAACTTACATAAGCAGATTCTGCATGAGGACCCACCCAACTTTGATCCTTTTTTCTTCGATGAGTACGAAAATAAAACTCAGCCAATGATGGATCTGTGCCTTTTTCCTCCTTCTGTAATAAATGttgaaataaacttaaataTCATAAACTTAAAACTTAGCTAACACTAAAATATAATAGTAAATGAATGATACCATTCTCTTCCAATGCAAACGATGAGGAATTGATCCACCAGTGTGAAGAGACGCACCATCCATAGACTTacgatttcttttatttatttcagatttatttttgaaacttgAGGATTCCCAATGTGCCTGCAATTGTGCCCACACATCATCTTCCATCCAAGTTGgtttttgatttaaattttttcgaACATCTTGCATTAATTGAGTCATTTTAGCTGAACCCCTTTTCTCAAAGTTGCGCCGCACCATGTCCTTATACTGAGGTGGCCATGTAAACTTTGACTACATTGGTTTTGAccaaaatgggaaaaaaattattacattacacacatttttaaaaataatataaaaattgaatatttttaatcaaacattCAAATTTGATTACTTCAAATATATTAAACCATGAATCCCTTTGACCTATAGATAACTTCTTCCATGATGGTTTTGCCTCCTCCAAGTTAGTACGTATGATTGAAGCAATTGTCCCAATTACCAACTTATGTTGATCAAAactatgcaaaaaaaaatgatgaataattataaattaaataatagaaattcATATCATATGCTAAGAAAATAAATGACTCACCCATCCCCCTCTGGGAGTATCATGATTTTGTTCATGTTATTGCCTTCACTAACATGACTAGATGAAGAAGATGGGGCTTTATTGGCCATTGGATATTCTTCCATACGTAGGACTTGAGTGGGGATATGTTGAGATTGGGTGGTATGAGATTGTGATTGAGGTAGAGGAGGAGGTCGAGGTTGAGATTGAGTAGATTGGGTGGTATGAGATTGAGATTGAGGTGAAGGTTGAGTAGGTCGAGGTTGAGATTGAGTGGATTGGGTGGTATGAGATTGAAATTGAGGTGAAGGTTGAGTAGGTCGAGATCGGGTTCGAGGGCGGGTTTGAGGTTGAGATTGAGTGAgttgaggtggaggttgagaTTGAGTGAATTGAGTTCGAGGTCGAGTTTGAGATCGGGTTCGAGGTCGGTCATTGAAGCAAGCCTGTGACATGTTTAACATTGTAACAGCAGCAGACAACTCTGATGTATTTTTACACCTTGGTGACACTGAATGCACTTCAACATCATTATTAATATGAGGAAGTTTCTCTCCATGGGATGTCCAAAACCAATATCTGGGTGTAAACCCTTTTTTAATAATGTGAACATTTACTTCTTCTGGGGTTAAATGCTTTGCATTTTTACATAACTTACAAGGACATCTTATTACACCTTCATTCAAATACTTTGGTTGCTGACAAGCAAAATCAATAAAATCCTTGACACCTTTCAAAAATTCTGTTGTATAACCCTTTTGACCAGGAAGAAGCCTATTATACATCCATGTTCGGTGTGTAGGCTTTTCCATTTTTCAATGCAGCTCCAAAAATTACTGTATAAGTATTTAGTTCAAATGTTAGAAATCTAAAAGTAAgagtcaaacaataaaaaaaaataatgttccaATTTAATCCATCaatcaaaacttaaaaatagaTACATTTGGAACACATTCATTTTAAACTCTTAAAATGCAAAATGCCAGTATCACcatagtgaattttttttagagtcCACCTCCCCCCCACCCCTATTGTGATAAAAGCAATAATGCAGCAAcctaaataaatataacttaatGTAGTAAACATCATAAAGATGGATTATACCTTAAAGCTAGATTCAGTCTGTAACATCCATATTTGGTTTTCCTTCAAACCATaagtttaataaataatgatttaag contains:
- the LOC114419096 gene encoding uncharacterized protein LOC114419096, yielding MEKPTHRTWMYNRLLPGQKGYTTEFLKGVKDFIDFACQQPKYLNEGVIRCPCKLCKNAKHLTPEEVNVHIIKKGFTPRYWFWTSHGEKLPHINNDVEVHSVSPRCKNTSELSAAVTMLNMSQACFNDRPRTRSQTRPRTQFTQSQPPPQLTQSQPQTRPRTRSRPTQPSPQFQSHTTQSTQSQPRPTQPSPQSQSHTTQSTQSQPRPPPLPQSQSHTTQSQHIPTQVLRMEEYPMANKAPSSSSSHVSEGNNMNKIMILPEGDGFDQHKLVIGTIASIIRTNLEEAKPSWKKLSIGQRDSWFNIFESKFTWPPQYKDMVRRNFEKRGSAKMTQLMQDVRKNLNQKPTWMEDDVWAQLQAHWESSSFKNKSEINKRNRKSMDGASLHTGGSIPHRLHWKRMKEEKGTDPSLAEFYFRTHRRKKDQSWVGPHAESAYDKFEQRKTELSSKSSKFTSGEGGTDSQADSQPSMNHMPSDFDIWADSVGKKKGRIFGLGSIAKTLFTSSSQPTKLSANSEEVDALRNQIQELNESLQRQEQEQQKTRQELTQTKNQGSTSIASSSQPMKLSANPEEIDALRNQINALNESLQRHVQEKLEMKQELTQTKEQVIALMQHFGFVGSLRPSSSPQHNSVNDDDYSDTISDHID